From a region of the Enterobacter sp. JBIWA008 genome:
- the serC gene encoding 3-phosphoserine/phosphohydroxythreonine transaminase: MAQVFNFSSGPAMLPADVLKQAQQELCDWNGLGTSVMEISHRGKEFIQVAEEAEKDFRDLLNIPSNYKVLFCHGGGRGQFAGIPLNILGDKSSADYVDAGYWAASAVKEAHKYCTPNVIDAKVTVDGLRAVKPMSEWQLSDNAAYLHYCPNETIDGIAIHETPNFDSDVVVAADFSSTILSAPIDVSRYGVIYAGAQKNIGPAGLTIVVVREDLLGKAHKSCPSILDYTVLNDNDSMFNTPPTFAWYLSGLVFKWLKQNGGVAQMDKLSQQKAELLYGVIDKSDFYRNDVANANRSRMNVPFQLADGNLDKVFLEESFAAGLHSLKGHRVVGGMRASIYNAMPLEGVKALTDFMIDFERRRG; this comes from the coding sequence ATGGCTCAAGTCTTTAATTTCAGTTCAGGTCCGGCAATGTTACCGGCAGACGTGCTTAAACAGGCTCAACAGGAACTTTGCGACTGGAACGGTCTCGGTACGTCGGTGATGGAAATCAGCCACCGTGGCAAAGAGTTTATTCAGGTGGCGGAAGAGGCAGAAAAGGATTTTCGCGATCTGCTGAATATTCCCTCGAACTACAAAGTATTGTTCTGTCACGGCGGTGGACGCGGCCAGTTTGCGGGTATTCCGCTGAATATCCTCGGTGATAAATCGTCGGCTGATTACGTTGACGCGGGTTACTGGGCGGCAAGCGCCGTTAAAGAAGCGCATAAATACTGCACGCCGAATGTTATCGACGCCAAAGTGACCGTTGACGGTCTGCGCGCCGTGAAGCCAATGAGCGAGTGGCAGCTTTCTGATAACGCAGCGTATCTGCACTACTGCCCGAATGAAACCATTGACGGGATTGCTATTCACGAGACGCCAAACTTCGACAGCGATGTTGTGGTTGCCGCCGACTTCTCCTCCACCATTCTGTCTGCGCCGATTGATGTCAGCCGCTACGGCGTTATCTATGCGGGCGCGCAGAAAAATATCGGTCCGGCCGGTTTGACTATCGTCGTCGTGCGTGAAGACCTGCTGGGTAAAGCGCATAAATCCTGCCCGTCAATTCTCGATTATACCGTGCTGAACGATAACGATTCGATGTTCAACACCCCACCAACCTTTGCCTGGTATCTCTCAGGTCTGGTCTTCAAATGGCTGAAGCAAAACGGCGGCGTGGCGCAGATGGACAAGCTGAGTCAGCAGAAAGCCGAACTGCTGTATGGCGTGATCGACAAGAGCGATTTCTACCGCAACGATGTGGCGAACGCTAACCGTTCTCGCATGAACGTGCCGTTCCAGCTGGCAGACGGCAACCTGGACAAAGTGTTCCTGGAAGAGTCCTTCGCGGCAGGTCTGCATTCGCTCAAAGGCCACCGTGTCGTTGGCGGCATGCGTGCCTCCATCTATAACGCGATGCCGCTGGAAGGCGTTAAAGCCCTGACGGATTTCATGATCGACTTTGAACGTCGTCGCGGTTAG
- a CDS encoding DUF421 domain-containing protein: MKAFDLQRMAFDKVPPEFLGEVALRSLYTFVLVFLFLKITGRRGVRQMSLFEVLIILTLGSAAGDVAFYDDVPMVPVFIVFVSLALLYRFVMWLMSKSEKLEDLLEGKPVVIVEDGQLAWENVQSANMTEFEFFMELRLNSVEQLGQVRLAIMETNGQITVYYYSDDEVKPGLCILPDMLIERFRTVPESGEYACVRCSHVVAMQPGDRQLCPRCANPEWAKVSRARRIT; this comes from the coding sequence ATGAAAGCATTTGATCTCCAGCGGATGGCGTTTGATAAAGTTCCTCCAGAATTTCTGGGCGAAGTGGCGCTGCGCAGCCTGTATACCTTCGTACTCGTTTTCCTGTTTCTTAAAATCACCGGCCGTCGCGGTGTACGGCAGATGTCGCTCTTTGAGGTGTTGATCATCCTGACGCTGGGCTCGGCGGCGGGGGACGTCGCCTTTTATGATGACGTGCCGATGGTGCCGGTGTTTATCGTTTTTGTCTCACTGGCGCTACTTTATCGTTTTGTCATGTGGCTGATGTCGAAAAGCGAAAAGCTGGAAGATCTGCTTGAAGGGAAGCCGGTCGTTATCGTCGAGGACGGACAGCTGGCCTGGGAAAATGTACAAAGCGCCAATATGACCGAGTTTGAGTTTTTTATGGAGCTACGCCTGAACAGCGTTGAACAGCTCGGGCAGGTGCGTCTGGCGATCATGGAAACCAACGGGCAGATCACCGTCTATTACTATTCTGACGACGAGGTGAAGCCGGGGCTGTGTATCCTTCCGGATATGCTGATTGAGCGCTTCAGAACGGTACCCGAATCAGGCGAGTATGCTTGCGTAAGATGTAGCCATGTTGTCGCGATGCAGCCGGGGGATCGACAATTATGCCCCCGCTGTGCAAATCCGGAATGGGCGAAGGTTAGCCGGGCCAGGCGTATCACCTGA
- the ycaO gene encoding 30S ribosomal protein S12 methylthiotransferase accessory factor YcaO, translating to MTQTFIPGKDAALEDSIARFQQKLTDLGFNIEEASWLNPVPHVWSVHIRDKDCALCFTNGKGATKKAALASALGEYFERLSTNYFFADFWLGETIANGPFVHYPNEKWFPLTEDDELPEGILDGRLRAFYDPDNELTASMLIDLQSGNEDRGICALPFTRQSDEQTVYIPMNIVGNLYVSNGMSAGNTRNEARVQGLSEVFERHIKNRIIAESISLPEIPADVLARYPGVVESIAKLEAEGFPIFAYDGSLGGKYPVICVVLFNPTNGTCFASFGAHPDFGVALERTVTELLQGRSLKDLDVFTPPTFDDEEVAEHTNLETHFIDSSGLISWDMFKQDADYPFVDWSFAGTTEEEFATLMAIFNAEDQEVYIADYEHLGVYACRIIVPGMSDIYPAEDLWLANNSMGAHLRETLLALPGSEWEKEDYLNLIAQLDEEGHDDFTRVRELLGLATGKDNGWYTLRIGELKAMLALAGGDLDQALAWTEWTMEFNQSVFSAERTNYYRCLQTLLLLAQEEDREPLQYLNAFVRMYGAEAVEAASAALSGEAPFYGLQAVDSDLKAFPAHQSLLKAYEKLQKAKAAYWSK from the coding sequence ATGACTCAAACGTTTATCCCCGGCAAAGACGCCGCTCTGGAAGATTCCATCGCTCGCTTCCAGCAGAAACTGACCGACCTGGGTTTTAACATCGAAGAAGCCTCCTGGCTCAATCCGGTGCCTCATGTCTGGTCCGTACATATTCGCGATAAAGACTGTGCCCTGTGCTTTACCAACGGTAAAGGCGCGACAAAAAAAGCGGCACTGGCCTCTGCGCTGGGTGAGTATTTTGAGCGTCTGTCCACCAACTATTTCTTCGCTGACTTCTGGCTGGGCGAAACCATCGCTAACGGTCCGTTCGTTCACTATCCAAATGAAAAATGGTTCCCGCTGACCGAAGATGACGAACTGCCGGAAGGCATTCTCGACGGGCGTCTGCGTGCCTTCTACGATCCAGACAACGAACTGACCGCCAGCATGCTGATCGATCTGCAGTCCGGTAACGAGGATCGCGGTATCTGCGCTCTGCCGTTTACCCGTCAGTCAGACGAGCAGACCGTTTATATTCCGATGAACATCGTCGGCAACTTGTATGTTTCCAACGGTATGTCCGCCGGTAACACCCGCAATGAAGCGCGCGTGCAGGGTCTGTCTGAAGTCTTTGAACGCCACATTAAAAACCGGATCATCGCCGAATCCATCAGCCTGCCAGAAATTCCGGCCGACGTGTTGGCGCGCTATCCGGGCGTAGTGGAGTCCATCGCCAAGCTGGAAGCTGAAGGCTTTCCAATCTTTGCCTATGACGGCTCGCTGGGCGGCAAGTACCCGGTTATCTGCGTTGTGCTGTTTAACCCGACCAACGGCACCTGCTTCGCCTCCTTCGGCGCGCACCCGGACTTCGGCGTGGCGCTGGAGCGTACCGTCACCGAGCTGCTGCAGGGCCGCAGCCTGAAAGATCTCGACGTGTTTACGCCGCCAACGTTTGACGATGAAGAAGTGGCCGAGCATACCAACCTTGAAACCCACTTCATCGACTCTAGCGGTTTAATTTCCTGGGATATGTTCAAGCAGGACGCCGACTATCCGTTCGTGGACTGGAGCTTTGCCGGTACCACGGAAGAAGAGTTCGCCACGCTGATGGCGATCTTCAACGCGGAAGATCAGGAAGTTTACATTGCCGACTACGAACATCTTGGCGTTTACGCGTGCCGCATCATTGTTCCAGGCATGTCCGACATCTACCCGGCTGAAGACCTGTGGCTGGCGAATAACAGCATGGGCGCGCACCTGCGCGAAACGCTGCTGGCTTTGCCGGGCAGCGAGTGGGAGAAAGAAGATTATCTGAACCTGATCGCCCAACTGGACGAAGAAGGCCACGACGACTTCACCCGCGTACGCGAACTGCTGGGTCTGGCGACCGGTAAAGACAACGGCTGGTATACCCTGCGTATAGGTGAGCTGAAAGCGATGCTGGCACTGGCGGGTGGCGATTTGGATCAGGCCCTGGCCTGGACCGAGTGGACCATGGAATTCAACCAGTCGGTCTTCTCTGCCGAGCGCACCAACTATTACCGCTGCCTGCAGACTCTGTTACTGCTGGCACAGGAAGAAGATCGCGAACCGCTGCAATACCTGAATGCTTTCGTGCGTATGTACGGTGCTGAGGCCGTAGAAGCAGCCAGCGCGGCCCTGAGCGGCGAAGCGCCGTTCTATGGCCTGCAGGCTGTTGATAGCGATCTGAAGGCCTTCCCGGCGCATCAGTCGCTACTGAAGGCCTACGAAAAACTGCAGAAAGCAAAAGCCGCTTACTGGTCAAAATAA